One Spinacia oleracea cultivar Varoflay chromosome 4, BTI_SOV_V1, whole genome shotgun sequence DNA segment encodes these proteins:
- the LOC110805614 gene encoding branched-chain-amino-acid aminotransferase 2, chloroplastic, which produces MYMMKCPRDEEFTEGRLIPYGNIELSPGACVLNYGQGLYEGLKARRTEDGRIVIFRPDQNALRMKMGAERMCMPAPSVDQFVDAVKQTVIANKRWIPPPGKGTLYIRPLLLGSGPLLGPGPAPEFTFLIYTTPVCIYCFKETSTGLNLYVDDQFHRASPGGAGNVKSITNYAPVFKPMKKAKSEGFTDVLYLDSSSSKYVEEVSVSNIFIVKDKTISTPATSGTILAGVTRNSIIEIACDLGFKVEERKIPVEELLEADEAFCTGTASGVAPVASITYQGKRVEYKTTNINSVSGKLLSTYDAIVNGQLKYKNTGWLVEIN; this is translated from the exons ATGTACATGATGAAATGTCCCAGAGATGAGGAGTTCACAGAGGGTCGACTAATTCCATATGGAAATATTGAGTTGAGCCCTGGTGCTTGTGTCTTGAACTATGGCCAG GGTCTATATGAGGGACTGAAGGCAAGAAGGACAGAAGATGGAAGGATTGTGATATTCCGGCCTGATCAAAATGCATTGCGCATGAAAATGGGTGCCGAAAGAATGTGCATGCCTGCTCCTTCTGTTGATCAGTTCGTCGATGCAGTCAAGCAGACCGTTATTGCTAATAAACGTTGG ATTCCTCCTCCAGGGAAAGGCACACTTTATATTAGACCTTTGCTCCTAGGAAGTGGACCGCTCCTCGGTCCAGGCCCTGCTCCTGAGTTCACATTCCTTATTTATACTACTCCTGTTTGCATTTACTGTTTCAAG GAAACGAGCACGGGcttaaacttgtatgttgacgatCAATTTCATCGTGCGTCCCCTGGTGGTGCTGGTAATGTGAAATCGATTACCAACTATGCACCA GTTTTCAAACCTATGAAAAAGGCAAAAAGCGAAGGATTTACTGATGTCCTGTATCTTGATTCTTCGAGCAGTAAATATGTAGAGGAGGTTTCTGTCTCCAATATATTTATCGTCAAG GACAAAACAATATCAACTCCAGCAACAAGTGGCACTATTCTCGCGGGAGTGACAAGGAACAGCATCATTGAAATAGCATGTGATCTTGGTTTTAAG GTTGAGGAACGAAAAATTCCGGTCGAGGAATTGCTCGAAGCAGATGAAGCTTTCTGTACCGGAACTGCCTCCGGGGTTGCACCTGTGGCCAGCATCACATACCAAGGCAAACG GGTAGAATACAAGACAACAAACATCAATTCAGTGAGTGGGAAGTTGTTATCAACGTATGACGCAATTGTAAATGGTCAGCTTAAATACAAGAATACTGGTTGGTTAGTTGAAATTAACTAA
- the LOC130471495 gene encoding syntaxin-22-like: MILLDNEITLNKAVIEEREQGIQEILLQIGEVNEIFKDFDVLFHDQGAMIDDIGTNVENAQAATVQAKSHLEKASKAQGSNSSLVRCLFTDDVSSSVILSKCFGNSWSLY, from the exons ATGATATTGTTGGACAATGAGATAACTTTGAACAAGGCGGTAATCGAGGAAAGAGAGCAGGGAATTCAGGAAATCCTGCTGCAAATTGGTGAGGTAAATGAGATCTTCAAAGATTTTGATGTGCTCTTCCATGATCAAGGAGCTATGATTG ATGATATTGGAACCAATGTTGAGAATGCTCAAGCAGCAACAGTACAAGCGAAATCCCATTTGGAAAAGGCATCAAAGGCTCAGGGTTCAAATTCATCATTGGTGCGTTGTCTTTTCACCGATGATGTTTCGTCCAGTGTTATCTTATCCAAATGTTTTGGCAATAGTTGGTCACTATATTGA